AGGAGGTCGAGCGTGCGGGCGTCGAGGCGGCCGGTGACGGGGAGGCCGAGGGTGGACTGGTAGAGCCGCACCACGAGCTGGCCGTCGGCGTCGTCAGGCGTGGACGCGTAGCCGAAGCGCGCCAGGTAGCGCCTGAGGCCGTCGGTGACGTTGCCGTCCCGCGCCCAGGAGAAGGGAGCTCCACGCATCGCCCGGGACGGAAGGGAGCTCCACGGTGGTGCCATGGCTGCTGGCCGGCGGCCCTCACGCCGGCTGCTGGCGCACAGCCACGGGGAGGGACCCGATTGCATTTTTTCAAAAGTTTGCAGGGACCCGATTGCGTTTTGAAAAGTTTGCAGGGACCTGatgacatttttgaaaagtttaccGACACTGTCATGTGGGACCCACATGCGGTCAAACACACGGTCAAATAGACAGATCGTTTAGGtgcgggcccgacctgtcataaacaTGTTTAATTTTTTAACAAAGAGAATTTGGGGTTTTTTTGAAACAGCCAACCCCTGatttggtagttatctgagaaaaattaaaaagtgATAGTTTTTTGAAGCCATAGCCTGTAAACtaatagttttatgctatttactcctaTTGAATGGACCATTTTGTTGAAGACTGCCAGTTGGGTGAAAAATTGTGTTTGTTGATATCATTGTTGTGAGGCGGATTGTTATGTTTCAATTGAATTTACCATttgcattttatttttattttgtattttGGCTCTGCATTTGTTCATGTACCGAATTGTGATGTTATACTGCCCTCCTTTGTGGGAGAGGGGTGCTATCAGTCTGTCTACCAGACATCATACGTGTTCTTTTGCAGACATCATACGTGTTCTTTTGCCGGGTTGAGGTTTAGGGTAGTTTCGTGCCGGGTTCTCATGCTGCCAAGGTTTTGGCTTGGTCGTTCGATTAGAAAATTGGTTCGTGGTGGAGAGAAGTGTGAGTGCCCATGCCTAGCAGTGCACGCTGTAGCTACAGCTAGTGAGTTGACAACACCTGCACCTAGCATGCTTTGGGCAGGCGTCGCAGTAAATGAGGACGGGTAGTCTGCCATGGACAGGAACAGTCGAATTTAATGCAGAGAGGAGACGGTGGAAAGTGAACCACACTGCGCGACGCAAAGCTGATGCAAGACGTCTAGTGAACTCGCTAATTCTAATTGAGATTAGGGAGGACTAAACTTTTTGCCGTGTCAGACAAAGCGCATGTGGCTAATCTGTTCCGATTTTCTAGCGTGTGGAACAGATAAAACTGAGGTGCCAGACAAATTAGCTATTTTCATGTTCATGTATCAATAAGCCACAAACTGGCAACCAAGGCCATGCAGCTCGCCACACCATCGGTAACAAGTGGCTTCCACTATTTTCATGTTCATGTATCAATAAGCCACAAACTGGCACCAAGTCTGATAGTGCCAGTCATGTTGATGAGTTGACATTTGATAGAGTGTCTATGTCCAAGAAAATTAAGTTAGTGACCAAGGATATACATGCATTGTGCGATATGCTCTCCAAATTGCTCAGTGTTACACCCCATAGCAGCACAACTGTAACCCTAACACGGCCTCTTGTAGGATCAACGATTTCACAAGATAGACTGTATGGTAGAGAGGACATTTTTGAGAAAACCATAAATTGTATCACCAGCTGCTGTGAAACCCTTTCTATTCTTCCCATAGTTGGACCAGGCGGTATTGGAAAATCAACACTTACTCAACACCTGTATAATGACACAAGGACCCGAGAACACTTTAGTGCCAGGGTCTGGATATCTGTATCCACTGATTTCGATGTGCTTAAGCTAAACCAGCAAATCCTAAGCTGCATGCCTGCTACTGAAGAAGAAGAAAGCAAAACTACACATGAAACAAATAGCTTAAGCAGCATTCAAGAATACATTGCACAGAGACTGAGATCTAAAAGGTTTTTAGTTGTCTTGGATGATGTATGGAAATGTGATAATATGTCTGAATGGAAAAGTCTGTTAGCTCCGTTCACAAAGGGGGAAGCCAAAGGCAGCATGATAATTGTCACAACTCGGTTTCCAAAACTAGCAGATATGATGAAAACAGTTGATCAACTACCACTAGAACTGCAAGGTTTGGAGCCTAATGACTTCTTCGCATTCTTTGAAGAACGTATCTTTGGTGAACTCGACAGACCTGAAGGTTACATTGACATTTTGAGTGGTATCGCAAGAGAAATTGCATATAAGTTAATGGGTGACCCTCTAGCAGCCAAAACAGCCAGTCGACTATTGAGGAAAAACATGTCTCAGGAACATTGGATGGCAGTTCTTGAACACAAGGAATGGGAATGTAGTAAAGACGGTGACGATATTATGTCATCACTGTACACTAGCTACGACTACCTCCCTTTTCTCCTGCAAAAATGCTTTTCCTACTGTGCCCTTTTCCCAAAAGGTCATAGGTTTAGTCATTTAGAAATGAATCGTTTTTTGACTGCGGTAGGCATCATAGACTCTACTCACCAAGACGATACAAATTATTTGGAAGAACTAGTGGACAATGGTTTTCTTCTTAAGGCAGATGATTTGATTGGTCAAAACTATATAATGCATAAGTTATTGCATGACCTATCTCAAAAGGTTTCAGTACAAGAATGCCTCAACATAAGTGGATCAGATTTTAAATCTGACACAGTTCCACAATCTATTCGACACCTGTCTATCACTTTGAAAGATACATATGATGAAAATTTTCTTGAAGAAGTGAGTAAACTAAAAACTAGGATAGACATTGCAAATTTACGGACTTTGATGATTTTCTGTGAATATCAAGGAAATTTTGCTGGTATTTTAAAAGATACGTTTGAGGAAGTAGATAGTCTGCATGTCCTATTTATAGTTGTGAAATCCCTGGATGATTTGCCAAAAGGCTTTTCAAAACTTATCCACCTCCAGTACCTCAAACTTGGATCACCTTATGGCATAGAGATGGCATTACCTAGCACACTATCAAGATTTTATCACTTGAAATTCTTAGACCTAGAAGATTGGCATGGTAGTTCTAATGTTCCAAAAGACATTAACCGCCTTGTGAATTTGCAAGACTTCATTGCTAAGAAAGAACTCCACTCCAGTGTTCCTGAGGTTGGAAAGATGAAGTATCTACGGGAACTAAAAGAATTCTGTGTTAAGAAAGAGAGTGTTGGATTTGAATTAAGAGAGCTGGGGGAAATGACAGAGCTTGGAGGAGAACTCAGAATATGCAATCTCGAAAAGGTAGCAACCAAAGAAGAAGCTAGTGAAGCCAAACTGAAGTCCAAAAGGAATCTGAAGAAGTTAACATTAGTTTGGGGCAGTGAAGAACGGACTGTAGATGGTGATGTTCTTGATGGTCTTCAACCACATCCTGATCTTAGAGAGCTTTGCATTGCAAATCATGGTGGTGCTGTTGGTCCCAGCTGGTTGTGTGTTGACATTTTGCTGAAACAGCTAGGGGCTCTCCATCTGGAAGGGTTGTCTTGGGACACTCTTCCACCTTTTGGGCAGCTACCATACCTCACCAAACTCGTTTTGAAGAAGATTTCTGGAGTGCGTCAGTTGAGAATACAGGACATGGCATCGCTGGAGTCATTGATGATATGTAGATGTGGCAACTTCTTCTCTGGGTGTTCCGTGGAAGAAGCAGGAGGAGGAACTGGGACAATGAAGCCTTTCCCTGCTTCCCTCAAGAAGCTTGGTATTTCAACTGAGTCAAGCATACAGTCAATGGCTCTGCTCTCAAACCTCACGTCTCTCACCCATCTGACACTAAAAGATTGTGTCAAGTTAACAGTGGATGGATTCAATCCGCTGATCACAGTAAACCTGAAGGTATTGGTGGTATTTAACTGCAGATGGGACAGAAGTTGTCCTGAATCTATAGCAGCGGATCTGCTCTCAGAGGTGGCAAGTAGCAGAGTAATGCCTGCAGGATCCTTCCAATTGGAACAGCTCAAGGTGGAGAGCATCTCGGCAGTGCTTGTCGCTCCCATCTGCAACCTCATTGCCACTACCATCCACACAGTGATCTTCTGCCATGATCACCGGGTCAAAAGCTTCACGGAAGAGCAAGAAAAGGCGCTTCAGCTCCTCACATCACTCCGACACCTCGGATTTGATGGTTGTGGGGCTCTGCAGTCCCTCCCACGAGGGTTGCATCGCCTTTATTCACTGGAGAACTTAGAGGTCCTTTGGTGTTGTGAAGTCCAATCCATACCCAAGGAGGGCTTCCCTGTTTCACTGCAAAACCTACGCATAAGGCCTTGCAGGACCGAGGTTAAGGAGCAAATTGAGAAAATCAGAATAACAAACCCGGATTTATCTGTACAGTACGAGTAACCCAAGGTAACACTTGTCACCTACCTCTTCTTTTACGTAAGTGCGGCTTGCTTCTTCACCCTGCTTTATCTCAACTTCTCATCTCTTACAGGCTAGCAAGTTCCACTACCACTGTTGCAATGTGTACAGAAGTTGTGAAATCTAGCAGGCTGCTATGCACCGTAAATCTGCATTTGCACACAAATCAGCTGGTTAGTACATGGAAAGCTGACTCCAGCTCCTTCACTTATATGATTTCATTCACAGTCCGTAGCTGATTCCTGTGTTTCCTTGTCTACAAAAATTACAGAGATACTATTAGTTAATTCTTATGCAGCTTACCATTTTCTAACAAGAACTATTAATTTCTTCAACAGGCTTCGTAGCTCTTGTTCAGTCGCAGACTACAGCGCATTTACTTTTGGAATTTGAATAGAGCGGCTGCATGCTAAATTTGAAGGCTAAGGTGACACCATATGGACCTAGAGGTGAATATCTCTTATATTTTTAAATTTTAACTTTCTGAAAGAATCTCATCAAGTAAACAATTTGCAAGCGTGTGGAAAACTTAAGGCGATATCTTCTTTCAGGACTGGAAGCAGACCTTACGAATAATGGACATTCGCGACCACAGATGTAACCAACTCTCCATTCTGCAATGGTGGTAGCTTCTGGCCATGCCAATTTACAAGCTTTTTGTTTGAATATTAATGTGCTTGCTTCGTTATGCTCCAATGCTTACTTTTTTCATCGCTTCTGAATTTTGACAGAGCTGCTATGGGCACTTTCTTCACTCCTTCTCTGCTGTTAGCTTTGTGTTGATGATTGGTgccatcaccatcctcatcatgCTTCAGCTCTCAATGTCAAATAAAGGACATACGAGACACTAACTTCAACTAAATATGGTAACATAATTCACATGGTACTGTTCAGCAAAATGCCTTCAGTTGTAAACACGAGAATATCTTCAGCAGAGTCTTTTGTATCGCAGGAACTGAGGCCAGAATCATGGAATTATGCTTGCGTGTTTTGTCACAGCAATATGTCAACAGTAAAACCGCTACGGCCAATACAATTGGCATTATTAACCGTGAAGCAGAGGTGCTATACTGTTGCTCTCCagtattttcttttctttagacCCAATTTGCCTTTTCTGTTATCCCTTAGATTATTCTTATTTCCATCAAATTAGTGCCTTTGTCTGAAGGGTATCAGGTCTTCTTTTTTCCAGTCCCTGCGGGAGGATCAACCACACCTGAACACTCTGAATCATAGAATGGCATCCTGCTCTATGTCCAGGCTGCTTGTAATTAAGCAGTGCTTGAAACAAAATTTTGCCATACTGTGAGCACATAGAAGTTCAAGCACCTTGCCTTTGTAGCAGAGAAGATATCTAGCTGGTGGTGAATTTCTCAGGATGGTGTAAAGGTAATCCGTCTTGCTGTGCTGAAATTATTCCTGCATTGGAGATACATTTTATAGAGGTGTCAGTTAATTCATTTACAGTCCATTCATGGTTTCTGTTTTTGCTTGACTACAGAAGGACAGAGATACTATATAATTCTGTGAAGCTTCCCTTTTCTAACAAGAACTATTAATTTCTTCAACAGGCTTGGTAGCTTTCTGTTCTGTCTTGGACTACAGCATCCCTAATTTCAGAATGGCATATTACAGTGTGCATGGAACAGATGGATGCTCAATTTGAAGCCTGAGGTGACACCAGATGGGCCTCGTTCTTCAACAGAGTGATACCAATGTAATTCTTCTACTGTGAATTTTTTTCTGCATTCGTGTTAATCGCACTACCTACAGGCGCTCGCTGAGTTGTTTGAACCTTAGATTTCTCGGGTCTCATACCAAATTGTTCTTGTAGGATTAAAGTGGATGCTTTCTCCTGCTACAGAAGATATGTTCCGCCAGCAGGCAATGCAAAAGTATGTATTAAGTGGCAGATATGTTctcagaagttctgccgccactTGTTGGCATTGATTTGAAAATTTTCAGAGATTGTGATTGAGATTGTTGGCATCTGGTGTCACCTTACTCACGCCTATCAGGAGCAGCGATCTTTAAGATTGTACGATTCTCCAGATATTCTGAAGATCAGAATGGTATCCAGTTCTGCTATTGTGACTCCAGTCTGCAGGTATGTATGGTTTTCACTTGATCATTAGCTTCCAGAATATGCTTTTGTTGTTTGGCACTGACCTTTTTGTGCCATATGGCAGTGATCGTCCTTCAGGTGTTCCTTTCAGTTTGCTCCATGTCGACAAACACCTACACAGAGGATTCCTGTTGGTGTTTGCACCTTCCCATGTGCACATATCCGGGCTCCTGCTCGCGCTTACAAAGCCAAGAAAGATCCTCAGCCAGACGCTATTTGATAGGACTAAAGACAAGCTCCCTGGTACAATCCAATCCTGCTATCTGAAGTACAGAAATATTAATCCAATTCAGCTTCCTTTTCTAACAAGAACTATTGATGTCTTCGACAGCTTGGTAGCTTTCTGTTCTGTCCTGGGCTACAGCACCCTTACTTTCAGAATGGTGTATTACACTTAGAATGGTGAATATCTATTATATTTTCTAAACTTTACTTTCGGTTGCATGACTCCTGGTGAATATCTATTCTACAGCACCCTTTCTTTAAGGTGGTACATTTTGTATTCTTCTTTCAGAACTGGAAGCAGACCTTTCACTTTGTGAAAAAAACATGGAACATGCGACGACAGCAAATACGACCAACTCTCAGTTTCTACCATGTTAGTAACCCAGCTTTTTGGTTGAAAAATAATGTGCTTGCTTCTTTATGCCCCTGTGGCCTGTGCTTACTTTTTCATCGCTTCTGAATGCTGACAGGGCTGCCAGGCGTTGCTATTATCCTTCTGTGTTTTGTCATGTGCACATCTAAAGCAGCAAAATTCGCCCTCAACCTCAAGCCCCAGATTATAGAATACATGTAGTAGAGCAGCTATATTAGCTAATGGTGTAGATCTTCTACATGGTGCTACAAATGTAATTCTTCTACCGTGAGATTCTTTCTGCATTTGTGTTAATTACCCTTTATACAGTCCCTAGCTGAGTTGTTTGAACCTTGGATTTCTTGCGTGTCTTACTGATTTATTCTTGTAGGATTAAAGCGGATGGTTCCTGAAACTATGGGGGTCCAGTCCTGCCACAGAATATATGTTCCACCAGCAGGCAACATCCACTACAGAAGTATGTATTGAGTTGCAGCTATCTTCTCAGAAATTCTGCCACCACTTTTTTGGAATATTGATTTCAGTGGCCACTATTTAAAAGGTTCAGAGAAATCAATCATTAAATCAAGTGCCTCTGCAAGGAGCGGCTGTCCCTAAGATTGTGCGATTCTCCAGACATTCTGAAGATCAGAACGGTATCCAGTTCTGCTTTTGTGACTCCAGTCTGCAGGTACGTATGGTTTTGGCATGATAATTAGCTTCCTGAATATGCTTTTGTTGTTTGGCACTTAGTTTTTGTGCGATATTATTGGCAATGATCGTCCTTCAGGTGTTCCTTCAGTTTGCTCCCTGTCAGACAAACACCTACACAGAGGGGTTCAGAGGATGATTCGAAGGCTTACCATGACTGTTATCGACAGTCGGTGGCACAGTCCACGCTCAATGTTGTCTTGTTCGCCACCGATCCAGTTGAGCACAGACAGTCAGGATGATCTACTGTCAGCTGCACCGCTGCAGCCCTCGCTGTAAGAGCTTCCTCAGCCATCTCGACCAGTTGATGGTGATGCATTCAGCAGAGCACAGAGGTGTAGATAAAAATCCCCAAGGGCGCAATGTTGACGATGTGTTGATGTTCCCCCAGTTATTTCTAGTCAAATTCGGTTGCGCCTTGTTTCATATTCAACACTTAATGAAGAATGTAATGAGTGAATGGGTGGGAGAAATTGTAAGGCTCGCTCATTTGATTGTTGTACTCTACTATAAGAGGGCAGGCCTCAATCTGATGTCCCCAGTCCCTAGACAGCTAGGCCTTCTTAAAATTGCAAATTGAGCAGATATACAGGGGTCTCTTATGTTTTGTGCCAAATCTCTTTCTGATCCAAACTAGACTGACCTGAGACTGGGAGGAACTGCCGGAGCGCTGCTTGGTTCCAGATCTACCCGGTGCCGGCAGCCAAGAGCTGGGCGCCGTATAGCCCTGCACGCAGAACCGCCCGGACCTCGCCATCGCCGGCCGCCTCCACCACATTTCCTTTTCGCCCCACGGCGGCCTCAGCCCCGGAGCTCCCCCGCAGCCGCGACTAGAACCTTTTTCGGCGGCGATGAATGGGAGGGAGATGGATTCATTTGGAGGTCGATGGGGATGGTGGAGTTTCAGAGCTGGCCAAATGGGCTGGCTCGGCACGGCCCAGCCCATCGTAATCGTGCCTGGCACGGCCCGGCCCGCCGTGGCATGATTATTAGCCGGGCCATGCTGTGCCGGAACACGTGCTGCCCCCACTAGCCCAGGGACGGCCCAGAAGCACGCCAGGCCTGTTAGGCTGCCGGCCTGCTAGGCTGTTTTTGACCTATTGATCTATTTTTTTTTGGCCATGTATATTTAAAAAATTCTAAATAAGAATAAAATAAATAAGCGGGCTGTGTCGTGCCGCCCCGCGTGCTCAGCcttcaggcccaggcacggcccctGGCGTGCCGGGCCTGGCCCGTTTAGCACGTGCCGTGTAGGCGTGCTATCGGGTCGGCCTAGTTATcacggcccgtttggccagctttGCTTTGAAGGTATCTTCTTCCCTTTTATTTCGGTTTGTCGCAGCCCCACACACCTAATCTCTAATGCAACGTCTCATAGCCGTTAGATTTAGGCCACGGGTTCTTCCTCCTCGCATCGTTGTGATTTTGCCCCAGGAACGCAAAGCAATGGTGCCCAAAAAAACCAAAAATGCATGGTTACAACAAGCAAAAAGTATGGTTCCAGCGAAAACAActcatggttccagcaaaaaaaacacGGTTTCTCAAAAAAGCAATGGCATGACCAACAAACCAAAATGCATGGTTCTAACAAAAAAAACATGATTCCAGCAAAAACAATAcgtggttccagcaaaacaaatgGATCGCCATCGTTGGATCGCAGCAAAAAATCTGGTCGGCCCTAGCAAAGAAAAAGGGTCGTCGATGCCATTCCCAGCACCGCTGACAGTATTGCGGTTGCTGGTAGGAGCCGCCGTCTCTAGGTTCCGGACTTGCCAGTTCCAACATCGAGGGGATATCCTACAACTCAGATGTTGCGACCACGAAACTTGGAGTAGAGCTGCCGCTGTCATTGGACTGCTGCAGAACCACTCGAGTCACTGCACCAACTTCCTGCTCTGGAGGCTGAGAAGTATCTTGGCGGCCACAATGGCCATGCGCTCCTCATCGTACTCCGCCATGGGGAAAGCCTCAAGAAACAAACTTGCGCACACTGCAGCCTAGTGATGGATGGAGGTGTGTTTTCTTTTGGCGGAAAGGGGGTGATGGGGGAAGAAGAAAGAGATAAGGCAGACGGGGGAAAGGATAAGGTAACACGAGGCTTCCATGAGTAGGATCTACTGGACACGTGCGTTGCGACGAAGCGGTCGGCCGGTGTTAATCGTTTCCCTTtatctttctttttccttttctggcAAGTGTCACTTATCTTATAGAAACAATATACTTCTTAAAGAAAAATACATCAACTTTAATCTATGTTTACAAATATTTCTTTCTtcgtgcactactagggaaaaccttagtaGTAGTGCTTGTTTTTAAGCTAGTAGTAGCCTTGTgcaagcgctaccactaaggcgctacagctaactagtagcagtagcgctggaaaggaagcgctactgctatacctagttagcagtagcgcttttctatAGTAAGCGCTATTGATAGTACTAAGTAGCAGtaacgcttcttcagaaaagcgttgctgctaacttttcttgtatttttaaaaatacagcttattttcgttgtggttttatatgcagtactttcatcatatgattttatgatcatgattaattattatatataacagtgagTGAAATaaacgtggagtagattcaagtggaggcaacatgtggtgcatgtcgaaagtactactaatccaaactagaaagtactactaatccaaacttgatctaatttggattagtagtactttcgatgtgcaccacatgttgcctccactggaatctaatccatgttcatttccCCTACCAATATATGGCGCATAGGGCGCCCCCAAGCGCCATAACACGCCCCCCCCCTCCCTGCGCGTcttctttatttttctgttttctttttctttttctttctttttttttcattttcgtttCCTCAATTTGCGAAaatattttaaattcatgaacatgtttCAAAATTGCCAACATTctctaaaatcatgaacatttttcgaaattgtgAAAATATTTTTGATAAATTCAAAAACTTTTTTCGAAATCATGATCATTTTCTGAatatcgtgaacattttttgaaattcatgaatttttttcgcAATAGTGAAAGCAAATCAAATTCGTAAACATTCCTTCAACCTTGAACACTTTTTGAATTTGCACAAGTTTTTTTCTGAAATCTTGTACATTTTCTGAAACTATGAACAAtttaaaatttatgaaattttttgaatgatttttttgaaatcatgaacattttttgaaatttatgaacaatttttcaaaacagtgaacaattttgaaattcatgaacgtTCCTTCAACCAtggacatttttcaaattcatgaacattcctTCAAccttgaacaatttttgaatttgcaaaAGTTGTCTTTAAATCAtgatttttgttttttgaaaactatgaacatttttaaaatttgatgaacaaattttaaattcgtgaacattttttgaattcttgaacattttcatgattCCTCTTTTTTTTCAAAATGCGCATCTTTTAAGTTTTGGAACTTTTTAATCGCGAACTTTATTTAAATAGAAAACCAAAAAcccgaaaagaaaaaggaaaaaagaaaaaaaatggggcGCTCGGACATGGGTCGGCCCATACGGGCGCGCTGGGGGAGCGAGGGGTGCGCGCTACCGCTTCTCCCAGCGCTCCACACGCCCTATAGGAGGTCTCGGAGTTGCAACAGAGCAGGGCGGCGCACTTTGAAGTAGAGCTGGCCAAATGGGCTGGCTCGGCACGGCACGGCCTAGCCCATCGTAATCGTGCGGCGTGCTACCGGGTCGGCCTAGCTATCACGGCCCGTTTGACCAACTTTGCTTTGAAGGTATTCTTCCCTTTTATTTCGGTCGGTCGCAGCCCCACACGCCTAATCTCTAATGCAACGTCTCATAGCCGTTAGATTTAGGCCACGGGTTCTTCCTCCTCGCATCATTGTGATTTTGCCCCAGGAACGCAAAGCAATGGTGCCCAAAAAAACCAAAAATGCATGGTTACAACAAGCAAAAAGTATGGTTCCAACGAAAACAActcatggttccagcaaaaaaaacacGGTTTCTCAAAAAAGCAATGGCATGACCAACAAACCAAAATGCATGGTTCTAACAAAAAAGCATGATTCCAGCAAAAACAAtacatggttccagcaaaacaaatgGAGCAAAACAAATGGATCGCCATCGTTGGATCGCAGCAAAAAATCTGGTCGGCCCCAGCAAAGAAAAAGGGTCGTCGATGCCATTCCCAGCACCGCTGACAGTATCGCGGTTGCTGGTAGGAGCCGCCGTCTCTAGGTTCCGGACTTGCCAGTTCCAACATCGAGGGGATATCCTACAACTCAGAAGTTGCGACCACGAAACTTGGAGTAGAGCGGCCGCTGTCATTGGACTGCTGCAGAACCACTCGAGTCACTGCACCAACTTCCTGCTCTGGAGGCTGAGAAGTATCTTGGCGGCCACAATGGCCATGCGCTCCTCATCGTACTCCGCCATGGGGAAAGCCTCAAGAAACAAACTTGCGCACACTGCAGCCTAGTGATAGATGGAGGTGTGTTTTCTTTTGGCGGAAAGGGGGTGATGGGGGAAGAAGAAAGAGATAAGGCAGACGGGGGAAAGGATAAGGTAACACGAGGCTTCCATGAGTAGGATCTACTGGACACGTGCGTTGCGACGAAGCGGTCGGCCGGTGTTAATCGTTTCCCTTTATCTTTCTTTTTCCTTGTTTCTGGCAAGTGTCACTTATCTTATAGAAACAATATACTTTTTAAAGAAAAATACATCAACTTTAATCTCTGTTTACAAATATTTCTTTCTtcgtgcactactaggaaaaccctagtagtagcgcttgtttttaaactagtagtagcgcttgtgcaagcgctaccactaaggcgctacagctaactagtagcagtagcgATTTTCTATAGTAAGCGCTACTGAtagtactaagtagcagtagcacttcttcagaaaagcgttgctgctaactt
This DNA window, taken from Triticum aestivum cultivar Chinese Spring chromosome 1D, IWGSC CS RefSeq v2.1, whole genome shotgun sequence, encodes the following:
- the LOC123156977 gene encoding putative disease resistance protein RGA4, with translation MAAGRRPSRRLLAHSHGEGPDCIFSKLFSCSCINKPQTGNQGHAARHTIGNKWLPLFSCSCINKPQTGTKSDSASHVDELTFDRVSMSKKIKLVTKDIHALCDMLSKLLSVTPHSSTTVTLTRPLVGSTISQDRLYGREDIFEKTINCITSCCETLSILPIVGPGGIGKSTLTQHLYNDTRTREHFSARVWISVSTDFDVLKLNQQILSCMPATEEEESKTTHETNSLSSIQEYIAQRLRSKRFLVVLDDVWKCDNMSEWKSLLAPFTKGEAKGSMIIVTTRFPKLADMMKTVDQLPLELQGLEPNDFFAFFEERIFGELDRPEGYIDILSGIAREIAYKLMGDPLAAKTASRLLRKNMSQEHWMAVLEHKEWECSKDGDDIMSSLYTSYDYLPFLLQKCFSYCALFPKGHRFSHLEMNRFLTAVGIIDSTHQDDTNYLEELVDNGFLLKADDLIGQNYIMHKLLHDLSQKVSVQECLNISGSDFKSDTVPQSIRHLSITLKDTYDENFLEEVSKLKTRIDIANLRTLMIFCEYQGNFAGILKDTFEEVDSLHVLFIVVKSLDDLPKGFSKLIHLQYLKLGSPYGIEMALPSTLSRFYHLKFLDLEDWHGSSNVPKDINRLVNLQDFIAKKELHSSVPEVGKMKYLRELKEFCVKKESVGFELRELGEMTELGGELRICNLEKVATKEEASEAKLKSKRNLKKLTLVWGSEERTVDGDVLDGLQPHPDLRELCIANHGGAVGPSWLCVDILLKQLGALHLEGLSWDTLPPFGQLPYLTKLVLKKISGVRQLRIQDMASLESLMICRCGNFFSGCSVEEAGGGTGTMKPFPASLKKLGISTESSIQSMALLSNLTSLTHLTLKDCVKLTVDGFNPLITVNLKVLVVFNCRWDRSCPESIAADLLSEVASSRVMPAGSFQLEQLKVESISAVLVAPICNLIATTIHTVIFCHDHRVKSFTEEQEKALQLLTSLRHLGFDGCGALQSLPRGLHRLYSLENLEVLWCCEVQSIPKEGFPVSLQNLRIRPCRTEVKEQIEKIRITNPDLSVQYE